One window of the Rhipicephalus microplus isolate Deutch F79 chromosome 2, USDA_Rmic, whole genome shotgun sequence genome contains the following:
- the LOC142786461 gene encoding uncharacterized protein LOC142786461, producing the protein MPNPFLFFVQFLLLGISSEAGAQQDALRLVIAAAKTEDACAHGPTFADNSWWTPPPGRSTSTEQHIRRLSPSYRFSGHVGWPLSNMRNLFLFFVQVVRDVAAEANVPLGKLSLKSVFALVNASQPSSH; encoded by the exons atgccaaatccgtttctcttttttgtacagttcctgctgctcggcatatcatcggaggccggcgcacagcaagatgcactacgtttagtcatcgcggcagcgaagactgaagacgcatgcgcacatggaccgactttcgcCGACAACAGCTGGTGGACACCACCTCCTGGGCGATCGACATCAACGGAGCAGCATATAAGAAGACTGTCCCCATCCtaccgcttcagtgggcacgtcggctggcctttGAGCAACATGCGaaatttgtttctcttttttgtacag GTGGTCagagacgtcgcagccgaagccaatgtGCCACTGGGAAAACTCTCGCTGAAATCTGTGTTCGCCCTGGTGAACGCTTCTCAGCCATCATCACACTGA
- the LOC119184724 gene encoding uncharacterized protein LOC119184724 has protein sequence MTESCGYVTAQPKSAGCRNSTDVGIPVTGVTVKVVDVSTREKLGPHQIGEICFRTPSTMVRGYFKRPRESAELFDEEGWCKSGDAGYYDHDGQLYFCERLKQMIKCMDCQVFPSELEELLLRVHTAHITEVSVVGLLHSEYGEAPAAAIVLTKEGKEQGIATLVAEIKTTVSCKPARDTVL, from the exons ATGACCGAGTCGTGTGGTTACGTCACGGCTCAACCAAAATCTGCtggatgtcgaaacagcactgaTGTTGGAATACCTGTGACCGGAGTCACAGTCAAG GTCGTGGACGTGAGCACGCGCGAAAAGCTCGGCCCGCACCAGATCGGGGAAATTTGCTTTCGAACACCATCTACTATGGTGAGAGGATACTTCAAAAGGCCACGTGAATCTGCTGAGCTCTTCGACGAAGAAGGCTGGTGCAAGTCGG GTGACGCTGGGTACTACGACCATGATGGTCAGCTTTACTTCTGCGAACGCCTCAAGCAAATGATAAAGTGCATGGACTGTCAAGTTTTTCCATCCGAGCTTGAAGAACTGCTGCTCCGCGTACACACCGCACATATCACCGAAGTTTCTGTCGTAGGGCTTTTGCACTCAGAGTACGGAGAAGCTCCAGCCGCGGCCATCGTTCTCACAAAAGAAGGCAAGGAGCAAGGCATCGCCACTCTCGTGGCTGAGATAAAGACTACTGTTTCATGTAAGCCAGCTCGAGATACCGTGCTTTGA